The Salegentibacter mishustinae genomic interval TGGTCAAGATCTAATGTAGTTCCAAAGGCCGCTCCGTTTTTCATCACCAAAGCAATTTGAAGTTTATCTGTGCTTTCAGTTAATGCTCTGGCTTTGATTACAAGACTATCTTTAGATTCCAATTCAGCTTTTCTACCTGCAATTTTTCTATTGAAATTATACCTAAAAGAGTAATCGTAAATTGGCTCTGCCGCAGGGTTTTCAACATCTTTCTCAAAGAGTTTTTCCACTTTTACCCGGTATTCTGCTTCACCCGTATTATCAGTTGGCACTAGGTTATTTCCAGGGTTCCACTCACCTACTACATAATCTTCGTCTTCTGAAGCGATAAAAATAAAAAGCGGCTTGGTCTCTTTTACAATCCGGGTAGTAAATACCTTTTCTGAATGAAAATCCCAATCTTCAGGGCTGCCTGAAACTTCTCCGGGAAAAGTTACTTTTTCTTTATTAGTAGTTACAATAATTCGATATTCTAAAAAGCCATTTTTCAACATACTTTCCGGAATTTCTGCCGAATAATTATAAGCGTTCTTATTCTTAAGCTCAATAGCTTTATAAGTATTCCCGTTTTGCAGCCAGGCTTCTACTTTTTCTATTTCTTTATCTGAAACGACCTCCGCAGTAATTTCTGCTGAAGAATTCTCGGTAAGTTCTTTGATAGGTTCGTGCAACACATAAGTTTGCGCTACGGTACTTTTCGGAGCGGTAAACTCTTCCAACTCGAACCTTAAATTTATATCTGAACTTTTATCAAATTCGGCTCCTTTATTTTTTAGCAAATAAGTTCCAGGACGAATTTTAAAGGATTTCCCTTTAACTTTAGGTGTAAACTCATTGTCTTTATTTAAAGCTTCCAGGCTGAAGTTTTCATTTAAACCAGGAAGATCTAAACTCATTTCCCATTCGTTCCATTTGATCACCGCCACGGTTTTTTCAAGGCTGTTACTTCCAAAAGGATTATCTATCAAAATAGCATCAGGCATTACTTCCAATCGCCAAACTTCGTCTTCTAATTTATCGAGAAAATAGGCGCCTTTTCCTTCATATTTTATCACTTCAGAATTGCCAAAACCAGCAACTTGCCTGAGGTTTTTTAAGGATTTTGGCTGAATTTTATTCGTATTGGTATAAATAAATTTTTCTTCAGAATTCAATACCGCGAGATCCTTTTCATAATCGATTTTAAAATCCTGAAATTCCAGGTTTTTTGGATAAACACCGAAATCACTATTTACAGGAACCTGATGAAAAACTTCTCCGGCGATCATTAAGGCCAGGGCCTTTTGGGGAGTGTAGGCCAGGTTCATATAATGCGTATTGTATTCGGTATTTCCGAATGCCAGATAAGTGGGATCGTAAGCGAAGTGAGTTCCTATCTGGATTCCGGCTTCCCGAAAACTTCTAGCCATTGCCGGATAGATATAAGATTTCATAACATCGGCAGCATCAAATTCGTAAACCAATTTCGCCGCGTTATTTTCTTCAATTACATTATTAAACGGAATCTGATAATCGTTTACATTAGGCAAAAGATTGCCTTCCAGTTCCTTTTGAAATCCTAATCCTGTTGGGTACCACTGGAAAGTTCCGCCGTCTATTCCAGCATCAAAATAAGATTCGGCTAGGTGAATACTATGGCTTACATTATAGAAAATTGGTTTCTTAGAACCGGTGCTTTTCATAGCCGAAACCATTTTTTCTATAAATTCCTGCACTTCTTCAGGCTCTCCTTTATGGTGCGGTTCGTTGCTAATTTCAAAAGCAATAAGGTTTGGCTCATTTTTATAAGCCACCCCCGTATAAGGATTCACATGATTTAGAAATTGTGCCAGATAATTTTCCTGAGCTTTAATAGCGCCAGGGTCAGTTAAGCTTCCTGCTTTTCCGTATTTATTGGAAAATCCGGGAGTATCCTCATCGGGCTCCGGCCAGCCATTTCCCCAATAAGCAATGGGCGTGATCACGAAATTTATATCACGTTCCTTTAGTTTCTTCAGTAAATAATCAAATAGTTCAAGATGTTCATTTTCCAGAAGATTACCTTCTTCATCACTAATTTCAGTATCCCAAACGTGAATTCGGTAAAGATCAAAGCCTAATCTTGAAAAATGATAAACATCTTTATCTATAGCTTCTTTTAGATCTACATTCAATTTCTGCC includes:
- a CDS encoding glycoside hydrolase family 5 protein, which codes for MKKIFYLSLLISLVTFFGQAQEKENVYVDDKGFMRWGQNNEEVKGFGVNYSVPFAHAYRSGQKLNVDLKEAIDKDVYHFSRLGFDLYRIHVWDTEISDEEGNLLENEHLELFDYLLKKLKERDINFVITPIAYWGNGWPEPDEDTPGFSNKYGKAGSLTDPGAIKAQENYLAQFLNHVNPYTGVAYKNEPNLIAFEISNEPHHKGEPEEVQEFIEKMVSAMKSTGSKKPIFYNVSHSIHLAESYFDAGIDGGTFQWYPTGLGFQKELEGNLLPNVNDYQIPFNNVIEENNAAKLVYEFDAADVMKSYIYPAMARSFREAGIQIGTHFAYDPTYLAFGNTEYNTHYMNLAYTPQKALALMIAGEVFHQVPVNSDFGVYPKNLEFQDFKIDYEKDLAVLNSEEKFIYTNTNKIQPKSLKNLRQVAGFGNSEVIKYEGKGAYFLDKLEDEVWRLEVMPDAILIDNPFGSNSLEKTVAVIKWNEWEMSLDLPGLNENFSLEALNKDNEFTPKVKGKSFKIRPGTYLLKNKGAEFDKSSDINLRFELEEFTAPKSTVAQTYVLHEPIKELTENSSAEITAEVVSDKEIEKVEAWLQNGNTYKAIELKNKNAYNYSAEIPESMLKNGFLEYRIIVTTNKEKVTFPGEVSGSPEDWDFHSEKVFTTRIVKETKPLFIFIASEDEDYVVGEWNPGNNLVPTDNTGEAEYRVKVEKLFEKDVENPAAEPIYDYSFRYNFNRKIAGRKAELESKDSLVIKARALTESTDKLQIALVMKNGAAFGTTLDLDQETNTYKIDISALKPVKTVSLPRPYPSFLPYYFEHSYAGNFELENVEALQFSIGPGIQDSELENPHGVGINSVSLE